The genomic segment ATCGTTGATTGAAGTGATTTTTTTATTTGCTGTCAGCATTGTATATTCATACAATTCCATTGGATCTAACATTAACTCAAATCCATTAACATCCAACAACGTAATTGCACATAAGACACCTGTTCTTTTGTTGCCGTCACTAAAATATTGATTGTCAGTAAATGCTTTCAGATAATATGCAGCTTTATCAAATATAGTTGGGTATCTATCGACTCCATACACCGGATAATAAGGAACTTCCGCAACATATTCAATCAATCCTGGAGAAGTTTCTCCTTCAATACCACCATACATTTTTAAAGCATACCGATGAAA from the Sporolactobacillus sp. Y61 genome contains:
- a CDS encoding type II toxin-antitoxin system death-on-curing family toxin — its product is MSECIHITANDIRNFHRYALKMYGGIEGETSPGLIEYVAEVPYYPVYGVDRYPTIFDKAAYYLKAFTDNQYFSDGNKRTGVLCAITLLDVNGFELMLDPMELYEYTMLTANKKITSINDIANFLKANVKQIF